A window of the Persephonella hydrogeniphila genome harbors these coding sequences:
- a CDS encoding glycine cleavage system protein R, whose translation MRQFVLTAVGEDRPGIVADLTKVLYEEGFNIEDSAMTRLNNEFAVMLIVTTEKDITEEELKKSFTEVAKRRNLLINIREIPEEIYAGKKEVGDIYNIVVYGADKPGIVYKVAKLLADKNINIADLRTEKTPELYVLISQVEFPAGLKEDDILGDIEKLKEELNIDISIEKVESVEM comes from the coding sequence TGTTTTAACTGCTGTTGGAGAAGACAGGCCGGGAATAGTTGCAGATCTTACAAAGGTTCTGTATGAAGAAGGGTTTAATATAGAAGACTCAGCAATGACAAGATTGAATAATGAGTTTGCTGTTATGTTGATTGTGACCACAGAGAAAGATATAACAGAGGAAGAACTGAAAAAAAGTTTTACTGAAGTGGCAAAAAGAAGAAATCTATTAATTAATATAAGGGAAATTCCTGAAGAGATATATGCTGGGAAAAAGGAAGTAGGGGATATATACAATATTGTTGTTTACGGTGCCGATAAACCGGGGATTGTTTACAAAGTAGCAAAACTTCTTGCTGATAAAAATATTAATATAGCAGACCTGAGGACTGAAAAAACCCCTGAACTGTATGTTTTAATATCACAGGTTGAGTTTCCTGCAGGTCTTAAAGAGGATGATATATTAGGGGATATAGAGAAACTCAAAGAAGAGCTTAATATAGATATATCAATTGAGAAGGTAGAAAGTGTGGAGATGTAA